From one Bacteroides intestinalis DSM 17393 genomic stretch:
- a CDS encoding TonB-dependent receptor, with amino-acid sequence MKRLLIAILLSSMVQGIFAQKIEIKGTIRNTTDNEAVEFVNVVLQTIDSTFVSGVSTNNNGNFIFNKIDAGDYRLVLSSIGYNTQYVTLNGVKRNTDLGDIHMEDAAVALEGVTINGSNQISRPDRKLVFPSERQMKVSTNGVNLLQELMLPRIQVNPMNNEIGISGGGELQIRINGAKADINEIKALRPADIIRIEYHDNPGLRYGNAEIVLDYIVRRPDTGGSFGTDLSQGVNAMWGNYNVFGKVNHKKSEFGLSYYMGPRDFYGMYRDNEETFRLADGSTIQRMEKGEPSHAMLFMQNLNVNYSLQASQNSLFSATFRLRGNNQPNWDYQGVLYNVNDETDMVNMIDRTKNSWTRPSLDLYFQQSLKNKQTLVFNLVGTYNREKSHRIYQESLHDEMLTDINNDVLGDKYSLIGEAIYEKQFSKGNALSFGLQHTQSYSNNEYRNGHNYDTQMNQGNSYIFSEYRGKINKLDYRLGISLTRFYYNQSGNDDSSKKYSVNPKATLHYTFSDNSYLRWKAEVFNATPSLSNLSAIEQTIDSFQIRRGNPNLKSYMCYRTELTYEWKKGIFYSNLWGAYDYRPNAIMDEKLQEGNKIVQTWDNQKDWQKLSGRLMLRVGPLWDMLQLSFTGGVNHYMSHGNNYSHTYTNWYYEGQASFNYKRFSLFWQINTNWNNFWGETLSGGENIQILGLYYKYKDLRLGVGAFNPFTDNYKVENENWNQFASYKTKSYIKESSRMFMVSLSYNFSFGRKFKVTQRKVNNSDNDSGVMSTGK; translated from the coding sequence ATGAAAAGATTATTAATAGCCATACTGTTAAGCAGCATGGTACAGGGAATCTTTGCCCAAAAGATAGAAATAAAAGGTACTATACGTAATACCACAGATAACGAAGCCGTAGAATTTGTAAATGTGGTGTTACAAACCATCGACTCTACATTCGTAAGTGGAGTATCAACTAATAACAACGGCAATTTCATTTTCAATAAGATAGATGCAGGAGATTACAGATTAGTACTTTCCAGCATCGGCTACAATACACAATATGTTACGCTGAATGGAGTGAAGCGTAATACAGATCTGGGAGATATTCATATGGAAGATGCTGCTGTAGCATTGGAAGGTGTAACCATCAATGGCTCTAACCAAATCAGTCGTCCGGACCGGAAACTGGTATTCCCTTCCGAGCGACAAATGAAAGTCTCTACCAATGGCGTCAACCTACTACAAGAACTAATGCTTCCGCGCATTCAGGTTAACCCGATGAATAATGAAATCGGAATATCCGGTGGTGGCGAATTACAAATACGTATCAATGGAGCAAAAGCAGATATCAATGAAATAAAGGCTTTACGCCCAGCTGACATTATCCGCATAGAATATCATGACAACCCAGGATTACGTTATGGTAATGCCGAGATCGTACTCGATTACATCGTTCGTCGCCCCGATACGGGCGGAAGTTTCGGCACAGATCTTAGCCAGGGAGTCAATGCTATGTGGGGAAATTACAATGTATTCGGTAAGGTCAACCACAAAAAATCCGAGTTCGGACTTTCTTATTACATGGGTCCCCGGGATTTCTATGGCATGTACCGGGATAATGAAGAAACTTTCCGCCTGGCAGATGGCAGCACCATTCAGCGAATGGAAAAAGGAGAGCCCAGTCATGCTATGTTATTTATGCAAAATCTGAATGTGAATTACAGTCTCCAAGCATCCCAGAATTCTTTATTCAGCGCTACCTTCCGCCTGCGCGGTAACAATCAACCGAATTGGGATTATCAGGGAGTACTTTATAATGTAAATGATGAAACGGATATGGTAAATATGATAGACCGTACAAAAAATAGTTGGACGCGCCCATCCTTAGATCTCTACTTTCAACAAAGCCTGAAAAACAAACAGACTTTGGTATTCAACTTGGTAGGAACCTATAACCGGGAAAAATCACACCGTATCTATCAGGAAAGTCTTCACGATGAAATGCTGACCGATATAAACAATGATGTATTGGGCGACAAATACTCCCTGATTGGGGAGGCCATTTACGAAAAGCAATTTTCAAAAGGTAATGCGCTGAGCTTCGGTTTGCAGCATACCCAATCTTACTCTAACAACGAATACCGGAACGGGCATAATTACGATACCCAGATGAATCAGGGAAATAGTTATATATTCAGTGAATACCGTGGCAAGATAAACAAACTGGATTACAGATTAGGAATCAGCTTAACCCGTTTCTATTACAACCAAAGCGGAAATGATGATTCTTCTAAAAAGTACAGTGTAAACCCTAAAGCTACGTTACATTACACTTTTTCTGACAACTCATACCTCCGTTGGAAAGCCGAAGTATTCAATGCAACTCCTTCATTGAGTAACCTGAGCGCTATAGAACAAACTATAGACTCTTTCCAGATACGCCGTGGTAATCCGAACCTGAAATCGTACATGTGCTATCGTACGGAACTGACTTATGAGTGGAAAAAAGGTATTTTCTACAGTAACCTATGGGGTGCATACGATTACCGTCCCAATGCCATTATGGATGAAAAGTTACAGGAAGGCAATAAAATAGTACAAACGTGGGATAACCAGAAAGACTGGCAAAAGTTATCCGGACGTCTGATGCTCCGCGTAGGGCCACTATGGGATATGCTGCAACTTTCATTCACAGGAGGAGTCAATCATTATATGAGTCATGGAAACAATTACTCTCACACTTATACCAACTGGTATTACGAAGGACAAGCTTCATTCAATTACAAACGATTCTCCTTATTCTGGCAAATCAATACCAATTGGAACAACTTTTGGGGAGAGACCCTTTCAGGAGGAGAAAACATCCAGATATTAGGTCTATATTATAAATATAAAGATCTCCGTTTAGGTGTAGGTGCCTTCAACCCATTCACTGATAATTATAAAGTAGAGAATGAAAATTGGAATCAATTTGCCTCATACAAAACTAAAAGCTATATTAAGGAAAGCTCACGTATGTTTATGGTCAGCTTATCCTATAATTTCTCTTTCGGACGTAAGTTCAAAGTAACACAAAGAAAAGTAAACAATAGCGATAATGACTCAGGAGTAATGAGTACGGGAAAATAA
- a CDS encoding UDP-N-acetylmuramoyl-tripeptide--D-alanyl-D-alanine ligase codes for MDITALYKIFLECTSVTTDSRNCPEGSLFIALKGDNFNGNAFATKALESGSNYAIVDEVEYAPAGDPHYILVDSCLHTLQELANYHRRQIGTRIIGITGTNGKTTTKELIAAVLSPKYTILYTQGNLNNHIGVPLTLLRLKAEHDLGIIEMGASHPGDIKELVDIAEPDYGIITNVGKAHLEGFGSFEGVIKTKGELYDYLRERKDSTIFIHHDNLYLRNIAWGLNQISYGSEDGLYINGHVTGNSPYLTFEWKAGKDGEHHEVKTQLIGEYNFANALAAVTIGHFFDVESGKIDTALKEYTPQNNRSQLKQTADNTLIIDAYNANPTSMQASISNFHNMEIDNKMLILGDMRELGKDGPKEHQKIVDFLTECGFKDVMLVGEQFAAARHDFPTYPDAPAVIEALQKNKPHGKTILIKGSNGIKLSTVIDYL; via the coding sequence ATGGATATCACCGCCCTTTACAAGATATTTCTGGAATGCACTAGTGTAACAACCGACAGTCGCAACTGCCCTGAAGGCTCTTTATTCATTGCACTAAAAGGTGACAATTTCAATGGGAACGCTTTTGCTACTAAAGCATTGGAATCAGGAAGTAACTACGCCATAGTAGATGAAGTAGAATATGCACCTGCAGGAGATCCACATTATATACTGGTAGATAGTTGTTTGCATACTCTGCAAGAACTGGCTAATTACCATCGCCGTCAAATAGGAACACGAATCATCGGTATCACAGGGACTAATGGAAAAACTACTACCAAAGAACTGATTGCTGCTGTTCTTTCCCCAAAATACACTATACTTTATACGCAAGGAAATTTGAATAATCATATAGGAGTCCCTCTCACCCTGTTGCGTCTGAAAGCAGAGCATGATCTCGGCATCATAGAAATGGGAGCCAGCCATCCGGGTGACATAAAGGAGTTAGTGGACATTGCCGAACCTGATTACGGAATTATCACGAATGTAGGTAAAGCGCATCTGGAAGGTTTCGGTTCTTTCGAAGGGGTCATCAAAACCAAAGGTGAACTATATGATTATCTTCGTGAACGTAAAGATTCCACTATCTTCATCCATCACGACAACTTATATCTAAGAAACATAGCCTGGGGATTGAACCAGATTTCCTATGGAAGTGAAGATGGATTATACATCAACGGACACGTTACGGGCAACTCACCTTATCTGACTTTTGAATGGAAAGCAGGCAAAGACGGTGAGCATCATGAAGTGAAGACACAGCTAATCGGTGAATACAACTTCGCCAATGCACTTGCCGCTGTTACTATCGGGCATTTCTTTGATGTAGAATCGGGGAAAATAGATACTGCTCTAAAAGAATATACTCCGCAGAACAATCGTTCACAACTGAAACAGACGGCAGATAATACATTAATCATTGATGCATACAATGCGAACCCTACCAGTATGCAAGCCTCAATCAGCAACTTCCATAACATGGAAATTGACAATAAAATGCTGATATTGGGAGATATGAGGGAATTAGGAAAAGACGGTCCGAAAGAACATCAAAAGATTGTAGACTTCCTGACGGAATGTGGTTTTAAAGATGTAATGTTGGTAGGTGAACAGTTCGCTGCTGCAAGACATGACTTCCCGACTTATCCGGACGCCCCGGCAGTTATCGAAGCTTTACAAAAAAATAAACCTCATGGAAAAACCATCCTGATTAAAGGATCCAACGGAATTAAACTGAGTACAGTGATTGATTACTTATAA
- a CDS encoding VanZ family protein: MLYYIKKYPVSLLIILTVIYLSFFKPPTTELSRIPNIDKIVHICMYLGMSGMLWLEFLRAHRRNDSPLWHAWVGAFVCPVLFSGMVELLQEYCTTYRGGDWLDFVANTTGAFIASMIGYFVLRPWMAKKQ, from the coding sequence ATGCTATACTATATTAAAAAATATCCGGTATCGTTGCTGATTATACTGACAGTGATTTATCTGTCGTTCTTTAAACCGCCAACAACGGAATTAAGCCGAATACCGAATATTGATAAAATTGTACATATTTGTATGTATTTAGGTATGTCCGGTATGTTGTGGCTGGAATTCCTGCGAGCACATCGTAGAAATGATTCTCCTCTATGGCATGCATGGGTAGGGGCATTTGTATGCCCCGTATTATTCAGTGGAATGGTGGAGTTGTTGCAGGAATATTGTACAACTTACCGTGGCGGGGACTGGTTGGATTTTGTAGCGAATACAACAGGAGCATTCATAGCCTCGATGATAGGCTATTTTGTACTACGTCCGTGGATGGCGAAAAAACAATAA
- a CDS encoding sodium-dependent transporter, translating into MTKNDRANFGSKLGVILASAGSAVGLGNIWRFPYETGNHGGAAFILIYLACVLILGIPIMVSEFLIGRHSRANTAGAYQKLAPGTQWRWIGRMGVLAGFLILSYYSVVAGWTLEFIGEAVTDNFAGKTSADYINTFNSFSSNPWRPVIWLVLFLLATHFIIVKGVEKGIEKSAKIMMPMLFILLIILAGCSIALPGSGAGLEFLLKPEWDKVNANVFLSAMGQAFFSLSLGMGCLCTYASYFKKDTNLTKTAFSVSIIDTFVAILAGLIIFPAAFSVGIQPDAGPSLIFITLPNVFQQAFSGVPLLAYIFSVMFYILLAVAALTSTISMHEVVTAYLHEEFHLSRKRAASFVTGGCIFLGILCSLSLGVGKGYTIFGLNLFDLFDFVTAKIMLPLGGLCISIFTGWYLNKKIVWKEISNNGTLKVKFYKLLIFILKFIAPIAITLIFIKELGFLKL; encoded by the coding sequence ATGACTAAAAATGACAGAGCCAATTTTGGGAGCAAATTAGGCGTCATACTTGCTTCGGCAGGTTCCGCAGTCGGTCTGGGTAACATCTGGCGGTTTCCCTACGAGACTGGCAATCATGGCGGTGCTGCGTTTATTCTCATTTACTTAGCATGCGTACTTATTTTAGGAATCCCTATCATGGTATCCGAATTCCTTATCGGACGACACTCACGTGCCAATACAGCAGGAGCTTACCAAAAGCTGGCACCGGGTACACAATGGCGCTGGATAGGACGCATGGGTGTATTAGCAGGGTTCCTGATTTTGAGTTATTACTCTGTGGTAGCCGGTTGGACACTGGAATTTATAGGTGAAGCTGTTACCGATAACTTTGCCGGAAAAACGTCAGCCGATTACATCAATACCTTCAATTCATTTTCTTCTAATCCTTGGCGTCCGGTTATCTGGCTGGTACTCTTTCTTCTTGCCACTCATTTTATCATCGTAAAAGGGGTGGAAAAAGGCATCGAGAAGTCTGCCAAAATAATGATGCCAATGCTATTTATCCTGTTGATTATATTGGCAGGCTGTTCTATTGCATTGCCGGGTTCAGGTGCCGGTCTCGAGTTTCTCTTGAAACCGGAATGGGATAAGGTGAATGCCAATGTGTTCTTAAGCGCTATGGGGCAGGCTTTCTTCTCACTAAGTTTGGGAATGGGGTGCCTTTGTACCTATGCATCCTATTTCAAAAAAGATACGAATCTGACAAAAACCGCTTTTAGTGTCAGCATTATCGATACATTCGTCGCTATATTGGCAGGACTTATCATCTTCCCCGCTGCATTCTCGGTAGGTATCCAGCCGGATGCAGGTCCGAGCCTCATCTTCATTACGCTGCCCAATGTATTTCAACAAGCATTTAGCGGAGTACCTTTATTAGCTTATATATTCTCAGTCATGTTTTATATTCTTCTGGCAGTTGCCGCACTGACTTCCACTATTTCCATGCACGAAGTGGTAACAGCCTATCTACACGAAGAATTCCATCTGAGCCGCAAACGTGCAGCAAGCTTTGTTACAGGCGGTTGCATCTTCTTAGGTATTTTATGTTCACTGTCACTCGGTGTAGGCAAGGGTTATACTATATTTGGCTTGAATTTATTCGACCTGTTCGACTTTGTCACAGCCAAGATCATGTTGCCATTGGGTGGTTTGTGTATTTCCATCTTCACCGGCTGGTACCTGAACAAGAAGATTGTCTGGAAAGAAATAAGCAATAACGGAACACTGAAAGTGAAATTTTACAAATTGCTGATATTCATATTGAAGTTTATAGCTCCGATAGCAATTACACTCATTTTCATCAAAGAATTGGGTTTCTTGAAATTGTAG
- a CDS encoding helix-hairpin-helix domain-containing protein, which produces MQNLFKDYFYFSRGEKRGILMLIAAICIVFLAGYLISAWQRREYISPDDMVIQADAEQEYEEFIASLKEKEQHREKHYTTYKKQEENPPVILASFNPNTADSITFRRLGLPAWMAKNILHYRAKGGKFRKPEDFKKVYGMTEEQYSALLPYIHIPPEDTVHHIPQLYIAQNVPMENIKYEPGTILDLNRADTTELKKIPGIGSGIARLIVGYRQRLGGFYQIEQLKDINLNIQQLRAWFSIDPANVHRINLNRISVDRLRSHPYINFYQAKAIVEYRKKKGSLTSLKPFSLYEEFTETDLERIGHYVCFE; this is translated from the coding sequence ATGCAGAATCTATTTAAAGATTACTTTTACTTTTCTCGGGGAGAAAAACGAGGTATCCTAATGCTCATAGCAGCTATTTGTATCGTTTTTCTCGCCGGGTATCTTATATCTGCTTGGCAACGAAGGGAGTATATCTCTCCGGATGATATGGTCATACAAGCCGATGCCGAACAAGAATATGAAGAATTCATAGCCTCGTTGAAAGAGAAAGAACAGCACCGTGAAAAGCACTACACGACTTATAAGAAACAAGAAGAGAACCCTCCTGTAATCCTGGCTTCTTTCAATCCAAACACTGCGGATTCCATCACATTCCGACGCTTAGGATTGCCAGCCTGGATGGCTAAGAATATCCTGCACTATCGGGCAAAAGGTGGAAAATTCCGTAAACCGGAAGATTTTAAAAAGGTATATGGGATGACAGAAGAACAATATTCTGCTCTTTTACCTTACATACATATTCCACCGGAAGATACAGTACATCACATCCCACAATTGTACATTGCCCAAAACGTACCGATGGAAAATATCAAGTATGAACCCGGAACCATTCTTGATCTGAATCGCGCCGACACCACTGAATTAAAAAAGATTCCAGGTATCGGAAGCGGCATTGCTCGTCTGATAGTTGGTTATCGACAGCGATTAGGTGGATTCTACCAAATAGAACAACTAAAAGATATCAACCTGAATATTCAGCAATTGCGAGCTTGGTTCAGCATCGACCCGGCAAATGTCCACCGCATCAACCTGAACCGTATCAGTGTAGACAGATTGCGCTCCCATCCCTATATTAACTTCTACCAAGCCAAAGCCATCGTAGAATATCGCAAGAAAAAAGGCTCGCTAACGAGCCTTAAACCTTTCTCCCTCTATGAGGAATTTACAGAAACGGACCTGGAAAGAATCGGTCATTATGTTTGTTTTGAATGA
- a CDS encoding GH92 family glycosyl hydrolase, whose translation MNIKNYFYIFCLPLLLLYSCKQVSSVSEKTPVDYVNPYMGNISHLLVPTYPTIQLPNSMLRVYPERADFTSIKMKGLPIMMTSHRGKSAFNLSAVQTEANDSIPRVMYYEYDNEVIKPYLYQTHLLNEEIDVKFAPSHQSGIYQLKFEKKVPPYILLSSNNGQLTVKDNIISGFQQIKNSSTKVFIHLEVQENPEIAGAIIKGKMDYKQQTAEGYNATVGMAFPKDTKYVSIRYGISFISTEQAMKNLYREIKNYDLNQIAEYGKRIWNEKLGKIEVSGTSEETKNVFYTSLYRTYERMVCISEDNKFWSAFDNSVHNDSGVPFYTDDWIWDTYRACHPLRVLIEPKMETDMIRSFIRMAEQMDNFWMPTFPEITGDSRRMNSNHGVATIIDSYVKGLRDFNIEKAYYACKNAITEKTLAPWSAQKAGKLDLFYKENGYMPALRPGEKEIIPEVHSFEKRQPVAVTLGTVYDEWCLSQIAFQLNKKEDYKYFSQRSLSYHKLFNPQTKFFHPKDDRGNFITPFNYTTSGGLGAREAYGENNGWVYRWDVPHNIADLINLMGGKNEFVNELDSTFSTPLGISKYIFYAQLPDHTGNVGMYSMANEPSLHIPYLYNYAGQPWKTQKSIRTLIDQWFRNDLMGVPGDEDGGGMSAFVVFSTLGFYPVTPGLPMYVIGSPFFEKAIIHLGNGKTFKVIAINNSKTNKYIQSAKLNGKVWNKSWISHKDVIKGGILELTMGNKPNRNWASADEDIPPSFEMYHP comes from the coding sequence ATGAATATAAAAAATTATTTCTACATCTTTTGTTTACCACTTTTGCTACTATATTCTTGTAAGCAGGTAAGCTCCGTATCTGAAAAAACTCCGGTTGATTACGTTAACCCATACATGGGAAACATCAGTCATTTGTTAGTTCCAACGTATCCAACCATACAATTACCCAACAGCATGCTACGCGTATATCCCGAACGCGCAGACTTCACTTCCATAAAGATGAAAGGACTACCTATCATGATGACTAGTCATAGAGGCAAATCAGCATTTAATTTGAGTGCAGTACAAACAGAAGCCAATGATTCCATACCCCGAGTGATGTACTATGAATACGACAATGAGGTTATTAAACCTTATCTATATCAAACTCACCTTTTAAATGAAGAAATAGATGTCAAATTTGCTCCTTCTCACCAATCTGGTATATACCAACTAAAATTTGAGAAAAAAGTACCACCTTATATATTATTGAGTTCCAATAATGGGCAGTTAACAGTAAAAGATAACATTATATCAGGATTCCAGCAGATAAAGAATTCCTCAACAAAGGTCTTTATTCACCTGGAGGTTCAAGAAAATCCAGAAATAGCAGGAGCTATTATCAAAGGGAAAATGGATTATAAACAGCAGACAGCAGAAGGCTACAATGCAACAGTAGGAATGGCCTTTCCCAAAGACACCAAATACGTATCTATCCGCTACGGGATATCTTTTATTAGTACAGAACAAGCAATGAAAAACTTGTATCGAGAAATCAAAAATTATGATCTTAATCAAATTGCCGAATATGGAAAAAGAATATGGAACGAAAAGTTAGGCAAAATAGAAGTATCAGGGACAAGTGAAGAAACCAAAAATGTATTTTATACATCTCTTTACAGAACCTATGAACGCATGGTATGTATTTCAGAAGACAACAAGTTCTGGAGTGCTTTTGACAATTCCGTACACAATGATAGTGGCGTACCATTTTATACAGATGATTGGATTTGGGATACTTACCGTGCTTGCCACCCTTTGCGGGTATTAATAGAACCCAAAATGGAAACCGATATGATTCGTTCATTCATTCGCATGGCTGAACAAATGGATAATTTTTGGATGCCTACTTTCCCTGAAATTACAGGAGACAGCCGAAGAATGAACTCTAATCACGGAGTAGCAACGATTATAGACTCTTATGTAAAAGGTTTAAGAGACTTCAATATAGAAAAAGCATATTATGCTTGTAAAAATGCAATTACAGAAAAAACGCTGGCTCCCTGGTCGGCTCAAAAAGCAGGTAAATTAGACCTATTTTATAAAGAAAATGGATACATGCCCGCATTGCGTCCGGGAGAAAAAGAAATAATTCCGGAAGTACACAGCTTCGAAAAAAGACAACCGGTAGCAGTTACCTTAGGAACCGTTTATGATGAATGGTGTCTCTCTCAAATTGCTTTTCAATTAAACAAAAAAGAAGACTATAAATACTTTAGCCAACGATCTTTATCTTATCATAAACTGTTCAATCCTCAAACTAAATTTTTTCACCCCAAAGACGACAGGGGCAACTTCATTACTCCTTTCAATTACACAACTTCCGGAGGATTAGGAGCACGTGAAGCATATGGAGAGAACAACGGCTGGGTGTATAGATGGGATGTGCCACATAACATTGCTGATTTAATCAATTTAATGGGAGGAAAAAATGAATTTGTAAACGAATTAGACAGTACATTCTCTACTCCGTTAGGCATAAGCAAATATATTTTTTATGCACAACTACCAGATCACACTGGTAATGTTGGCATGTATTCGATGGCAAACGAGCCTAGCCTTCATATCCCATACCTATACAATTATGCAGGCCAACCTTGGAAAACTCAGAAAAGCATAAGAACTTTGATTGATCAATGGTTCCGTAACGATCTTATGGGAGTACCTGGCGATGAAGATGGCGGAGGAATGTCTGCTTTTGTAGTATTCTCCACTCTCGGATTCTATCCTGTAACTCCCGGACTACCGATGTATGTGATTGGAAGTCCTTTCTTTGAAAAGGCAATCATTCATCTGGGTAATGGCAAAACTTTTAAAGTCATCGCAATCAATAACAGCAAAACAAACAAATACATTCAGTCGGCCAAGCTGAACGGTAAAGTATGGAATAAAAGCTGGATCTCTCACAAAGATGTGATAAAAGGTGGAATTCTTGAATTAACAATGGGCAACAAACCCAATCGAAACTGGGCATCAGCAGATGAAGATATCCCGCCTTCCTTCGAAATGTACCATCCATGA